The Candidatus Alcyoniella australis sequence CCATCCAACCCTCGTCCGAATTGCCGGTGGTGATCACGCCGCCCTGGGGTGCGGGGAGAAGATCGTAGACAAGTTCGTTTATCCAGAGCTGCCAATGGTCCCCGCCATCCGCGCTTACACTCATCAGCGACGAATTATAGTCGTTGCAGCGCGATGTAAAGCTGTTTCCGGAGCTGTCCAGGGCGAGGGAGATCTCGGAATCGTCCTCATACGAATCACTAAAATACATGTCCCACAGCGGCTCGGGATCGCTGTTGATTAAAAACTTGGCGAGCACGAAGTAGGTTTCTCCGGGCGATGAGTCGCCCAGCGCCGGAGAGCTTAGAAGGCCAATCGCCAGGCAGATCAGCAGCAGCGCGGGAAAGAACTTCCGTGATCGCGCCCAGGATCGGGAGGCTGGTCGGATTGTACGGCGATGGCGGCTTGCGGTCCCCTCGTGCTTCATGATTTCAACTCCGCCCCATGGATAAGATTAAAATAACACAACGCATAAGGCGGGAGAAGGATTTTTTCAGGGAAATAAAAAAAGGGCCCGACCGCAATGGCCGGGCCCTGGTAAGGACTATCGCGCTAGGTGCTTAGGCCTGCTTGGGGGGCTTGACCATGCTGATCACGCCCGCGGCCGCCAGGCACAGCACGCCGCAGATGGTGAAGGCCAGGGCGAAGTTGCCCATGTCGCCGAGCTTGCCGCCCAGGATCGGGCCGAAGATGCCGCCGATACCGTAGGCCAGGAAGACCCAGCCGTAGTTCTGGCCCACGTACTTGGTGCCGAAGGTGTCGGCCGTGATCGTCGGGAACAATGCGAAGTTGCCGCCGAAGTTAAAGCCGATCAGCGTGGCGAACAGGAACAGCGTGGCCGGGGTTCCGGCCATCCATTGGAAGAGAATCACGAACACGCCCTGGGTGGCCATCATGATGATGATCGAGGGCTTGCGGCCGATCTTGTCCGAGATCATGCCCCAGGCGATGCGGCCGATGCCGTTGGCCAGGCTGAAGAACACGGCCATGGCCGTGCCCGCAATGGCGCTGGCCTTGATCGGGTCGATGCCGTTGGCGATCAGCGCCTCGGACGGGAAGAGCTTCATCAGGCCGATGCTCATCAGGCCCGCGGACGCGCCAAAGGCGAATGTCAGCAGGATCATATAGAACTGCGGGGTGGAGAGCATCTGGCCCGAGTTAAAGTCGACCGTGCCCGCCGCAGGTGCGCCGGCAGCATTGGCCGCGGGCGGCTTGTAGCCCTTGGGCAGCCAGCCCTCGGGCGGGAAGACCATCCAGATGCCGCCGATGACCACCGCGATCAGGAAGATCGCGCCGTAGAGGATGAACGTGCCGCTTAGGCCCAGGCTGGTCTCTTCAAGCAAATGGCCCCAGGCGCCCGCCAGCTTGACCCACAGCATGGCGCCGAAGCCGAAGCCCGCAACCGCCAGGCCGGTGATCATGCCTTTTTTGTCCGGGAACCAGCGCATGCCCACGGCGATCGGAACCACGTACGCCAGGCCGATGCCTGCGCCGCCGACCACGCCGACAAACAGGAAGGTCACCCAGAAGTTCAGCGGACCCAACAGCCCGGCCAGGGCATAGCCCGCGCCGAGCACAACGCCGCCGGCCATTGCCAGCTTGCGCGGTCCGAGTTTGGGCATCAGGCGTCCGGCGATCACCATCACGATGGCGAACAGCGCCAGGCCCGCGGCGAACACGTACTGCGTCTCGGTCTTGGTCCAACCGGCCGCTTTCAGCGGCGTGGTGAACACCGACCAGGCGTAGATTGCGCCCAGGCAAAGCTGGATCATGATCGCCCCGACCACGACCAACCAGCGATTCATCACTTTTTCACCGTTGCTCACGGGGAATACCTCCTCATATTATCGCTTGATGACTTTTCGGCAAACAGTCTAGTTGAAACGCCCGCTAAGGCGAATCGAAGGATCCTATGAAGCGCAGGCTATTATGTCAAGCATAAAATGAATGAATGCTCATTCAGAGAGGCACGGTCCGATTCCTCCGGCTGCCGCGCCGCGGGCTGTCCCTCAAAATTCTGATGTTAGGCTCACAAATTTATTACCAAACCGAAAGTTGATACGCTATATAAAGTTTAGAATATGCTTAATTAACAACACTGTCGTATATATCGGTGAGCCTGGCACTTAAATTGCTTAAAACTAATTAAATTGAATTGCATCCGCGGCAACGGGGAAAATTGCTAACCCGGATGCATGTTGGATCAGCAGGGAGGTGGCTAATGAAAGAGAAGAGAATGAAAAATCGTTGGGGCATGATGTTCTCGATCCTAATGATTTCTTTGATTTCGCCGGTGATGCTCAAGGACAACTAGCGTCGTTGCGTGTAAGTAACGAACAACAACCAGCACTTAATTAATATAATTCGATAGATCCGCGATAAGGCAAAGGACGCCATTCGTGCGTCCGGATGAAAAAATAGAAAAATCTGGGGCAATAAGGGGGGTGGCATGCGTGCTAAATGGACGGTTGCGCTCGCGCTGATGGTCCTGGCCGGTCTGATCGCCTGCGGATTGGGCTGTTCCGGACTGGGCGGCGACGGCGCCGACGCGGACGACGACGAGGATTACGATGACGATGAAATGAACGACGACGACGCCAGTGACGACGACGCCAGTGGCGACGACGATTCGGGCGACGATGATTCGGCCGACGACGATGATGACATCGAACCGCCTGATCCCGAGGAAGAGAGCGATCTGGGCCGCAAGCCGGTCTACTGCGACGGCGCACTGTACGTGCCCAATACCGGAGAGGATTACCTCAGCCGCATCGATTCCCAGACCCTGGCGGTGACCACGATCGAGGTTGGGCGGCATCCCGAGGTATTGCGCGCCACTGATGACTGCTCGGCGCTGCTCACGCTCAACACCGGGGACGATACGCTGAGCGTGATCGATACCAACGACAACAGTGTAAGCGAGCTCGATCTTCGGCCGGGGCTCAATCGGCTCGATGCTGCTCCGGGCGCACGTTACGCTTTGGCCTATCACCACTACGAGGGTGGCGACAAGGGCTTTTTCGAGGTCTCGATCGCCGACATCGCGGCTTCAAAGGTCAGTTCGTTGGCCATCGGCTTCTCGCCGGACTCGGTGTTGTTCACGGTCAACGATCACGCGCTGCTGGCATCGGAGGTGGATCTGGCGCTGATCGGTTTGGCGGACAGCTCGTTCGTCAGTCTGCCCAGCGGAATCAACGTGCTTCAGGGGGAGCGCATCAGCCGAGTCAAACTCACGGCCGACGGCCGTTACGCGCTGATCATGGTCACCGGCTCGACCGTGGTACGGGCTCTGGATCTAAGCGACTACTCGATTGAGCCGATCGAGCTGGGCTGCTACGCCACGGACCTCGATGTCGCGTCCCAGGGCGATTGTTCGCTGATCATTTGTCGCGAGGAGGGCCGGATCAACGTGCTGGACAACCAGACCCTCGAGCTGACGCAATTTACCACCGACGAGGTGATCGGCTCGGGCGAGCTGACCGCCGACGGCTCGCTGGCCGTGCTGTTCACCAACGCCCAGCAGATCGAGCGCGTGCATTTGCTCGATGTGGATGCGGGCGAGCTGCGGACCTTCCTTACGCTCAAACCGCTGAGTTCGGTTGCCATTGCGCCCGGGGACACCGGCGCGGTGCTGTTCCACCAGGGCGGAGACGGCGAGCCGATCGATCCCCTTGACGAGTATTTCGACAGAGTACAGGCCTTCTCGGTCATGAACTTCGATGACGGCCGGATCAACACTGTGGAGGTGCCCCAGAAGCCCACAAGCGTCTCGTTCGACGAACTGGGGCGTTACGGCATCGTGCCGCTGCCCACGCATAAGAAGGTCGCCTTGGCGCGAATCAGCAGCGGCATCGTCGACCTGATCAGCTCGCCCTCCAAGCCGGTGGACGCCGGAGTGATTGCCGCCGACGACTTGGCCTACGTGCTGCAGGACCACCCGCTGGGACGGATCAGTTTCGTCGACGCGACTAACCTGCAGATCCGTACGATCACCGGGTTTCTGCTCAACGGCGAGATCGAGCCCTGAAGGAGGTGAAGCATGCGACGGATGATTGCGATTCTATTAGTGCTGATTCTGGCCGCGCTGCTGGCCGCCTGCCCCGAAGAGGAGCAGGACCAGGGACGCGAGGAGGCCGGCGAGTACGTTTATCGAGCAGCCTTGTCCGCCGGACAGTGGGCGGTGATCGTCGATCCCTACGACAGCTCCCTGGAGCTGTTCGACCCGGCGAATACGGTCCACAGATCGCTGGCCGCGGCCCAGGAACTGGCTGACATTAAAACCGTTGCCAATGGCGAGACCCTGGCGGTGCTCGACGGCGCGGCCGATCAAATTCTGGTCGTCAATCCGGCGAACCAAAGCGTGGTCAGGACGATTGATGTCGGCGAAAGCGCCAATCGGCTGATCGTCTCACCCGACGGAGTGCACGTACTGGCGCTCTACGATCCCAACGCCGGGGAAGCGGACTACGGCGAGGGCGGAGTAATCAACTATTACGAGATGAATGTGGTCGACGCCCAGGCCGGCAGCGCCGTGGCGCTCTCCATCGACTTTACGCCGGACAACATTGCCTTTGCTCCCGCTGGAGACAGGTGTCTGCTGAGCAAGGACTACCGCGTGGTCTACCTGGACCTCGATACGTTGGAGACCTCGACCTTCCCGCTGTCGTTGGGCCCCGAGGATCCGCGCGAACCCAGTATGATGAGCATCAGCCCCGATGGCGAGCTGGCGCTGGTGCTCGCCGATAAGCTGCCCGATCTCTACGTGCTGGACCTGCTGGCGCCCTCGATCAACATCATCGACATCGAGCGCAGCGCCAGCGACATCGTGTTCATCCCCGAAACGCGCATTGCGCTGCTGACGATCCCCGAACTCTCGCGCCTGAGCGTGCTCGACCTGGATCAA is a genomic window containing:
- a CDS encoding OFA family MFS transporter, producing the protein MSNGEKVMNRWLVVVGAIMIQLCLGAIYAWSVFTTPLKAAGWTKTETQYVFAAGLALFAIVMVIAGRLMPKLGPRKLAMAGGVVLGAGYALAGLLGPLNFWVTFLFVGVVGGAGIGLAYVVPIAVGMRWFPDKKGMITGLAVAGFGFGAMLWVKLAGAWGHLLEETSLGLSGTFILYGAIFLIAVVIGGIWMVFPPEGWLPKGYKPPAANAAGAPAAGTVDFNSGQMLSTPQFYMILLTFAFGASAGLMSIGLMKLFPSEALIANGIDPIKASAIAGTAMAVFFSLANGIGRIAWGMISDKIGRKPSIIIMMATQGVFVILFQWMAGTPATLFLFATLIGFNFGGNFALFPTITADTFGTKYVGQNYGWVFLAYGIGGIFGPILGGKLGDMGNFALAFTICGVLCLAAAGVISMVKPPKQA